One Hevea brasiliensis isolate MT/VB/25A 57/8 chromosome 5, ASM3005281v1, whole genome shotgun sequence genomic region harbors:
- the LOC131168853 gene encoding probable serine/threonine-protein kinase PBL9 produces the protein MGLCCSNRIKAYTPSNTGLNSKNTSRDAKNLSGLSRKFSSASNSIPQTPRSEGEILQAVNLENISFSELKTATRNFRTDSVLGEGGFGSVFKGWIDEHSLTAAKPGSGMVIAVKRLNQEGFQGHREWLAEINYLGQLQHPNLVKLIGYCFEDDHRLLVYEFMPRGSVENHLFRRGSHFQPLSWKIRMKVALGAARGLAFLHSAETKVIYRDFKTSNILLDSNHNAKLSDFGLARDGPTGDKSHVSTRVMGTHGYAAPEYLATGHLTTKSDVYSFGVVLLEMLSGRRAIDKNRPTGQHNLVEWAKPYLTNKRKILHVLDTRLDGQYSLSRAQKLANLALKCLDVEPKFRPNMDEVVKELEQLQESNKKENNVTPGDNNGGRIAHPRPSASPLHA, from the exons ATGGGACTTTGCTGTAGCAATCGAATCAAGGCTTATACTCCTTCTAATACAG GACTGAATTCAAAAAATACCAGCAGGGATGCTAAAAATTTGAGTGGCTTGAGTAGAAAGTTCTCATCAGCTTCTAATTCTATACCCCAAACTCCTCGAAGTGAAGGTGAGATCTTGCAGGCAGTAAATTTAGAGAACATCAGCTTCAGTGAGTTGAAGACTGCCACTAGAAACTTTCGAACAGATAGCGTACTAGGAGAAGGAGGCTTTGGATCAGTTTTCAAAGGGTggattgatgagcattcactTACTGCTGCAAAACCTGGTTCTGGCATGGTGATTGCTGTGAAGAGGCTTAACCAAGAAGGGTTCCAGGGTCACAGGGAATGGCTG GCGGAGATCAACTATCTTGGGCAATTGCAACATCCTAATCTTGTTAAGTTGATTGGTTATTGCTTTGAGGATGATCATCGACTTTTGGTTTATGAGTTCATGCCCCGTGGCAGTGTGGAGAATCATCTATTTAGGA GAGGATCTCACTTCCAGCCACTTTCTTGGAAGATTCGCATGAAAGTGGCTCTTGGTGCTGCAAGAGGGCTTGCATTTCTTCATAGTGCTGAAACAAAAGTCATATATCGAGATTTCAAGACTTCTAATATACTTCTTGATTCA AACCACAATGCAAAGCTTTCTGATTTTGGTTTAGCCAGGGATGGACCAACTGGGGATAAGAGTCATGTCTCTACTAGAGTCATGGGAACTCATGGATATGCTGCACCAGAGTATTTAGCCACAG GCCATTTGACTACAAAGAGCGATGTATACAGCTTTGGAGTTGTACTTCTAGAAATGTTATCTGGCCGACGAGCTATAGACAAGAATCGGCCAACAGGGCAGCATAATCTGGTGGAGTGGGCAAAACCTTACTTGACAAACAAACGCAAAATTCTCCATGTGTTGGATACGCGTCTGGATGGCCAATACTCCCTCAGTCGAGCCCAAAAGTTGGCTAACCTTGCACTTAAATGCTTAGATGTAGAACCAAAGTTCAGACCAAACATGGATGAGGTGGTAAAGGAATTAGAGCAGCTTCAAGAATCAAATAAAAAAGAGAACAATGTAACTCCtggggacaacaatggtggacgGATTGCACATCCACGACCTTCTGCATCACCGCTTCATGCATAG
- the LOC131179924 gene encoding uncharacterized protein LOC131179924 isoform X1 yields the protein MKEAKGWTKLWSCANKMANILDYGSAGRMDTNDSLRVASLWHSMHAISQQLSPTVGCSGIELLEADTFDLHCFQSLTGTKFFVVCEPGTQHMEGLLTVIYELYTDYVLKNPFYEMEMPIRCELFDINLTQAIQKDRVALLGR from the exons ATGAAAGAAGCGAAGGGGTGGACAAAATTGTGGAGCTGTGCAAATAAAATGGCCAACATACTG GATTATGGTTCTGCCGGACGGATGGATACGAATGATAGCTTACGAGTAGCTAGTTTATGGCATTCAATGCATGCTATCTCTCAACAGCTATCACCAACCGTTGGTTGTTCAGGCATCGAACTCCTTGAAGCAGATACATTTGACCTCCATTGTTTCCAATCCCTTACTG GGACAAAGTTCTTTGTGGTCTGTGAACCTGGGACGCAGCACATGGAGGGTCTCTTGACAGTCATATATGAATTGTACACCGATTATGTTTTAAAGAACCCCTTCTATGAAATGGAGATGCCTATACGATGCGAACTCTTTGACATCAACCTAACACAGGCAATACAGAAGGATCGTGTTGCTTTGCTAGGGCGATAA
- the LOC131179924 gene encoding uncharacterized protein LOC131179924 isoform X2 → MAAIYSLYIINKSGGLIFYKDYGSAGRMDTNDSLRVASLWHSMHAISQQLSPTVGCSGIELLEADTFDLHCFQSLTGTKFFVVCEPGTQHMEGLLTVIYELYTDYVLKNPFYEMEMPIRCELFDINLTQAIQKDRVALLGR, encoded by the exons ATGGCAGCGATTTACAGCTTATACATTATCAATAAATCAGGTGGTTTGATCTTCTACAAG GATTATGGTTCTGCCGGACGGATGGATACGAATGATAGCTTACGAGTAGCTAGTTTATGGCATTCAATGCATGCTATCTCTCAACAGCTATCACCAACCGTTGGTTGTTCAGGCATCGAACTCCTTGAAGCAGATACATTTGACCTCCATTGTTTCCAATCCCTTACTG GGACAAAGTTCTTTGTGGTCTGTGAACCTGGGACGCAGCACATGGAGGGTCTCTTGACAGTCATATATGAATTGTACACCGATTATGTTTTAAAGAACCCCTTCTATGAAATGGAGATGCCTATACGATGCGAACTCTTTGACATCAACCTAACACAGGCAATACAGAAGGATCGTGTTGCTTTGCTAGGGCGATAA
- the LOC110635970 gene encoding ABC transporter I family member 20, producing MGVLEHQEPTIEINGLKFTYPGIDGHPPPGSKPLIDDFSLTLKSGDRCLLVGSNGAGKTTILKILGGKHMVEPQMVRVLGRSAFHDTALTSSGDLCYLGGEWRRDVAFAGFEVPIQMDVSAEKMIFGVAGIDPQRRAELIKVLDIDLSWRMHKVSDGQRRRVQICMGLLRPFKVLLLDEITVDLDVLARADLLKFLRKECEERGATIIYATHIFDGLEEWPTHIVYVAHGKLQLAMPMAKVKEISNLSLMRTVESWLRKERDEERRRRKERKASGLPEFQKQMEGSRVTGDPSSAAVRAMNNGWAAGRLHSTIAGEENFFLSSNRVLRQ from the exons ATGGGTGTCCTGGAGCATCAAGAACCAACAATAGAGATCAACGGCCTGAAGTTCACGTATCCAGGTATCGACGGGCACCCACCGCCTGGGTCGAAACCTCTGATAGATGATTTCTCTCTCACTCTCAAGTCCGGTGACCGGTGCCTTCTCGTTGGATCCAATGGCGCTG GGAAAACGACAATACTGAAGATATTGGGAGGGAAGCACATGGTGGAGCCTCAAATGGTTCGCGTGTTAGGAAGGTCTGCTTTTCACGACACTGCTTTGACGTCCTCCGGTGATCTCTGTTATCTTGGAGGAGAG TGGAGGCGAGatgttgcttttgctgggtttgaGGTTCCCATACAAATGGATGTTTCTGCAGAGAAAATGATATTTGGTGTAGCAGGAATTGATCCTCAGAGAAGAGCTGAACTGATCAAG GTATTAGATATTGATCTGTCATGGAGGATGCACAAGGTTTCTGATGGTCAAAGAAGAAGAGTGCAAATTTGCATGGGTCTCCTTAGGCCATTTAAG GTTCTTCTTCTTGATGAGATAACAGTTGACCTTGATGTGCTGGCAAGGGCTGACCTTCTGAAGTTTCTAAGAAAGGAATGTGAAGAAAGAGGTGCCACAATAATTTACGCAACACATATATTTGATGGATTAGAGGAGTGGCCAACACATATT GTGTATGTGGCTCATGGGAAGTTACAGTTAGCAATGCCAATGGCAAAAGTCAAGGAGATTAGTAATTTATCACTTATG AGGACAGTAGAGAGCTGGCTGAGGAAAGAAAGAGATGAGGAGAGGaggagaagaaaagaaagaaaggcaAGTGGTCTTCCAGAATTTCAAAAACAAATGGAGGGAAGCCGAGTTACTGGTGATCCATCTTCTGCTGCTGTTCGTGCTATGAACAATGGTTGGGCTGCTGGTAGACTGCACTCAACCATTGCAGGTGAAGAGAACTTCTTCTTAAGCTCAAATAGAGTTTTGAGACAGTAG